TGTATCACTCTGATAAACCGCCCTGATATGAACTCCGTTGGTCCTTAACCCCTCTACCCTTGTAAACCCATAACCGAGTGTTGCAGAATAACCAAATTGCACAACACCTAAACATAAGATTACCAAAATAAAAATTAAGAGGCTTCTTTGTATCCCCATTTTGAACCTCATTATTTTATCCAAGATAAATACTCAGATTATTCTAATTCTACAACTTTTGTTGCTACCACAGTTTCGTCAATTTCCAGCCGGCAGAAATAGACACCGGCAGGAAGCCTGCGACCAAAGTCATCTTTTCCGTCCCAGACAACATGGTTAAATGGTCGAATGGTTAAATGGTTAAATGATTTAACCAACCTGCCTGTGACATCATAAATCTTAAGAGATATCTTTTGACCCTTATCTCCTATCTGATATCTGATATCCAATCTGTTACGAAATGGATTCGGATAGACCTCAAGTCTCCTTGTCTCCCCGTCCCCCTGTCTCCCTGTCTCTCCTATCCCAGCCACATTCCCATCCTTGTCGGTCTTGATGAGATAGATTTGTCGATTATTGCCGAACGAGAGAGTATGTCCTACGATAATAAACCCGCTGTCGCTGGTTTGCTGGACGTAATGACCCCAATCAATATCTGCACCTCCATAGGTTTTACTCCAGACTGAATCTCCTACAGAATCAACCTTTACTAAGTAAATATCGACAAATCCAATGGCACTGGTTATTCCAGCAACAATATAGCCACCATCGTAAGTTTGCTGGACAGAAAAACCTTCAATGGCGCTATTTCCAACATCGCCATAAAGTCTTGTCCACAAAGTATCACCGAGCGAATCAGTTTTAACAAGATAAATTTGCGTATACTCGGGATAAAAATTAGATGCGTATCCAACACATATGAATCCGTAATCAGTGGTCTGAAGAGCAGCATAAATATAT
This genomic window from candidate division WOR-3 bacterium contains:
- a CDS encoding T9SS type A sorting domain-containing protein, yielding MCAQRRDFNRIGLVPCFLVLLFFIGTGFAQITWQKTYGGAGGEKGFCVDQTFDGGYIIVGVTTSFGNAGQVYLIKTDSLGDTLWTKVYGDVGYEWGYFVEQTADGGYIIAGATNSFGNGYQIYLIKTDSLGDTLWTKTYGDTTNEYGRSVQQTMDGGFIVVGSGYGGEVYDPVYLIKTDSIGNILWSKIYQSGEGFYVRQTTDGGYVIAAHSLNMQAYLIKTNSSGDTLWTKTYGSTTSAWEYIYAALQTTDYGFICVGYASNFYPEYTQIYLVKTDSLGDTLWTRLYGDVGNSAIEGFSVQQTYDGGYIVAGITSAIGFVDIYLVKVDSVGDSVWSKTYGGADIDWGHYVQQTSDSGFIIVGHTLSFGNNRQIYLIKTDKDGNVAGIGETGRQGDGETRRLEVYPNPFRNRLDIRYQIGDKGQKISLKIYDVTGRLVKSFNHLTIRPFNHVVWDGKDDFGRRLPAGVYFCRLEIDETVVATKVVELE